Proteins from one Dysgonomonas sp. HDW5A genomic window:
- a CDS encoding DUF3857 domain-containing protein — translation MKTLSSLLVLMFLLLGEVCFAQSKYGEATMDELNMTVYPQDTTAAAVVLLKTGETRFVYSELLGFQFEYTLQMKVKILKNEGLELCNQNISFYQETNATGEKITGLNGTTYNLEDGKIVKTKLSKDAIFDEATDRKWKLKKFTMPAAKVGSVVEFKYTITSMYFYDLRDFVFQTWVPTAYTSYKITMPEYFYYNVNMQGYENIITKKTPVNETFSVRYKDDSGRMQMDNVRCSAQEMKFVGKDLPAIKNDSYLWSLDDYISKVSFELQSIRYPWTTIKNITTTWADIDKELFGLGDFGGNLKKAGLFKDEITKSDLTLAQAKSIQDLVKSKVKWNEKNAFYPNSLKDALKDGVGNSADMNFLLINALKAGGFDAFPVILSTRGNGHLPVAHPSITALNYTITGLKIDTLYYYTDASAKFGDWNLLPEKCMVTRARVMIQNNPDWIDLSTTSSGATLMNAQILFDDRGQVSTVADFRRGNSSYDFKVDYFNHKDQNEYIEKLAGRLNGKVEDFTISGESKAGSDVKMEYKLIKDVVLGDEFIYISPMIDKLFSDNPFTKEERKFPVNFDYLETYKQMVTIAIPEGYTVEELPTSQKFVFGDDDALVFTYRVAQAGNLISLQYHFQIKELMVGQDLYPGLREFFAKIISKNSEQIVLKKTVQ, via the coding sequence ATGAAAACACTTTCAAGCCTTTTAGTTTTAATGTTCCTCCTTTTGGGGGAGGTCTGTTTTGCCCAATCAAAATACGGGGAGGCAACAATGGATGAATTAAACATGACTGTATATCCTCAAGATACTACAGCAGCTGCAGTTGTTCTTCTTAAAACAGGAGAAACACGATTTGTATACAGTGAATTATTAGGCTTCCAGTTTGAATATACGCTTCAGATGAAAGTCAAAATCCTTAAGAATGAAGGACTGGAACTATGTAACCAGAATATTTCATTTTATCAGGAAACAAATGCTACTGGAGAGAAAATAACCGGATTGAATGGTACAACGTATAATCTGGAAGATGGAAAAATTGTTAAAACAAAATTATCGAAAGACGCTATTTTTGATGAGGCCACAGATAGAAAGTGGAAATTGAAGAAGTTTACCATGCCTGCAGCCAAAGTAGGTTCGGTTGTCGAATTTAAATATACTATTACATCGATGTACTTCTATGATTTGAGAGACTTTGTATTTCAAACATGGGTTCCTACAGCTTATACTTCTTATAAAATAACGATGCCTGAATATTTTTATTATAATGTAAATATGCAGGGATATGAAAATATTATTACAAAGAAAACTCCTGTAAATGAGACTTTCAGTGTGCGTTATAAAGACGATTCGGGTCGCATGCAAATGGATAATGTACGTTGTAGTGCTCAGGAAATGAAATTTGTAGGAAAAGATTTACCGGCCATTAAAAACGATTCTTACTTGTGGTCATTGGATGATTATATAAGTAAAGTGAGTTTCGAATTGCAAAGCATCAGATATCCATGGACAACTATTAAGAATATCACTACCACATGGGCAGATATCGATAAAGAATTATTTGGTCTTGGAGATTTTGGCGGAAATTTGAAAAAAGCAGGACTTTTTAAAGACGAAATAACCAAGTCTGATTTAACGCTGGCTCAGGCGAAATCTATTCAAGACTTGGTGAAGAGTAAAGTTAAATGGAACGAAAAAAATGCCTTCTATCCCAATAGTCTAAAAGATGCATTGAAAGATGGTGTCGGAAATAGTGCCGATATGAACTTTTTACTTATTAATGCTCTTAAAGCAGGTGGCTTTGATGCGTTTCCTGTAATATTGAGTACACGTGGAAACGGACATTTGCCTGTTGCCCATCCATCTATCACGGCTTTAAATTATACAATTACGGGTTTAAAAATAGATACTCTTTATTATTATACCGATGCTTCTGCTAAGTTTGGAGATTGGAATCTTCTTCCTGAAAAATGTATGGTGACAAGAGCCCGTGTTATGATTCAAAATAATCCTGATTGGATAGATTTATCGACCACATCTTCGGGAGCTACATTGATGAATGCACAAATTCTGTTTGATGACAGAGGGCAGGTAAGCACTGTTGCCGATTTTAGAAGAGGTAATTCATCTTATGATTTTAAAGTAGATTATTTCAATCACAAAGATCAGAATGAGTATATTGAGAAACTGGCTGGCAGATTGAACGGAAAGGTAGAAGATTTTACGATATCGGGAGAGAGTAAAGCCGGAAGCGATGTTAAGATGGAATACAAATTGATAAAAGATGTTGTCTTGGGCGATGAGTTTATATATATCAGCCCGATGATCGATAAACTGTTTTCCGATAATCCGTTTACAAAAGAAGAACGTAAATTTCCGGTGAATTTTGACTATCTCGAGACCTACAAGCAAATGGTTACCATCGCAATTCCTGAGGGATATACGGTAGAAGAGTTGCCGACTTCTCAGAAGTTTGTGTTTGGAGATGATGATGCTCTTGTATTTACTTACAGAGTAGCTCAAGCCGGAAACCTTATTTCATTGCAATATCATTTTCAGATAAAAGAACTGATGGTAGGGCAAGATCTGTATCCCGGATTGCGTGAGTTTTTCGCTAAAATAATTTCGAAAAACTCAGAACAAATTGTTCTTAAGAAAACTGTACAGTAA
- a CDS encoding nuclear transport factor 2 family protein: protein MKIMIKRKLLTILSLVLLMTPLIAKQQTETINDMEKQHIKELLEEKYINAVANKLETDKMLELFHPDFAIFSADGEELKRFPLLEWKKAVDDYKLDNKGNPELRTLTYDFASIDVTGNAAAVKVLLFRNSELIATDYISLLKFNGTWKIVAKVPYAHVEKPF, encoded by the coding sequence ATGAAGATAATGATAAAGAGAAAACTATTAACAATACTATCTCTGGTGTTATTAATGACACCTCTGATAGCGAAGCAACAAACCGAAACTATAAACGATATGGAAAAACAACATATTAAAGAATTGTTAGAAGAGAAATACATCAATGCAGTTGCCAATAAACTGGAGACAGATAAGATGTTGGAGTTATTTCATCCTGATTTTGCAATCTTCTCGGCAGATGGTGAGGAACTGAAGAGGTTTCCTCTTTTGGAATGGAAGAAAGCAGTAGATGATTATAAGCTTGACAATAAGGGAAATCCCGAATTGCGAACACTAACCTATGATTTTGCGTCGATTGATGTTACAGGTAATGCCGCCGCCGTTAAAGTCTTGTTATTCAGAAATAGTGAATTGATTGCTACTGATTATATTTCGTTGCTTAAATTTAATGGTACCTGGAAAATTGTCGCCAAAGTACCTTATGCACACGTCGAGAAACCATTCTGA